Proteins encoded in a region of the Marmota flaviventris isolate mMarFla1 chromosome 3, mMarFla1.hap1, whole genome shotgun sequence genome:
- the Inhbc gene encoding inhibin beta C chain produces the protein MTSSCLLAFLLLASATVASLRGGSQCPACEGPTMDLGSQRELLLDLAKRNILENLHLSQRPTLNRPVARAALRTALQHLHGPPQGTLLEDDRGQEYEIISFAETGLSNINQTRLSFHFSDRTSGGMEIQQASLMFFIQLPPNTTWTMNMRVLVLNPRDPNLTLATQQLLEMDTTGWHQLLLGPEAQAACSQGHLTLELVPEGQVAPNSIILDGAAHRPFVSARVRVGGKHRVRRRGIDCQGGSRMCCRQEFFVDFREIGWHDWIIQPEGYAMNFCTGQCPLHVAGMPGIAASFHTAVLSLLKANTATGTAGGGSCCVPTARRPLSLLYYDRDSNIVKTDIPDMVVEACGCS, from the exons ATGACCTCCTCATGTCTCCTGGCCTTTCTACTTCTGGCTTCAGCTACAGTGGCCAGTCTCAGAGGTGGCAGTCAGTGCCCAGCTTGTGAGGGGCCCACCATGGACCTGGGGAGCCAGCGGGAGCTGCTTCTTGACCTGGCCAAGAGAAACATCCTGGAAAATCTGCACCTCAGCCAGCGCCCAACCCTAAACCGTCCTGTGGCCAGAGCTGCTCTGAGGACCGCACTGCAGCACCTCCATGGTCCCCCCCAGGGAACACTTCTGGAGGACGACAGGGGACAAGAATATGAGATCATCAGCTTTGCTGAGACAG GCCTCTCCAACATCAACCAGACTCGTCTTAGTTTCCACTTCTCTGATAGAACTTCTGGTGGCATGGAGATCCAGCAGGCCAGCCTCATGTTCTTTATACAGCTCCCTCCTAATACCACTTGGACTATGAACATGAGGGTCCTTGTGTTGAATCCACGTGACCCCAACCTCACCTTGGCTACTCAGCAGCTGCTAGAGATGGATACCACTGGCTGGCACCAGCTCCTCCTGGGGCCTGAAGCTCAAGCTGCCTGCAGCCAAGGGCACCTTACCCTCGAACTAGTACCTGAAGGCCAGGTAGCCCCCAACTCAATCATCCTGGATGGAGCTGCCCATAGGCCTTTTGTGTCAGCCCGGGTAAGAGTTGGGGGCAAGCACCGGGTTCGCAGACGAGGCATCGACTGCCAGGGAGGGTCCAGAATGTGCTGTCGACAAGAGTTCTTTGTAGACTTCCGTGAGATTGGGTGGCACGACTGGATCATCCAGCCTGAGGGCTATGCAATGAACTTCTGCACAGGGCAGTGCCCACTACATGTGGCAGGGATGCCTGGCATTGCTGCCTCCTTTCACACTGCAGTGCTCAGTCTGCTCAAAGCCAACACAGCTACTGGAACTGCTGGAGGGGGTTCATGCTGTGTGCCCACAGCCCGGCGTCCCCTGTCTTTGCTCTACTATGACAGGGACAGCAACATTGTCAAAACCGACATACCTGACATGGTGGTAGAGGCCTGTGGGTGCAGTTAG